In Dromiciops gliroides isolate mDroGli1 chromosome 4, mDroGli1.pri, whole genome shotgun sequence, one DNA window encodes the following:
- the LOC122755334 gene encoding taste receptor type 2 member 7-like, whose amino-acid sequence MLNSGEKIFMAVITGEFLLGILVNGFIALVNCIDWVKSKKLSPGDLILVSLAISRIGLSSTIMCNSYLIEISTNELITNQVRMIDVFFLLTHSSNIWFATVLSIFYFLKITNFSNPLFLWMKWRIGRMLFILLWGPWISSLSIGFLMMEKMYYYANLINIGNKRNGSQEVQVSKNMFIMLQTLFGLLTLIPFALSTISFSLFILSLWRHTQQMQLNATGSRDPSTEAHIRAMKAMSSFLILFLLYYVGFFFNYGNHSAVKSKLIFLSSMAIMLLYPFGHSLVLILWNSKLRKAAQRVSWLMKCFQRGSHLQALWVPLRIIGHFLVGGKSSGCL is encoded by the coding sequence ATGCTAAATAGTGGAGAGAAAATCTTTATGGCTGTGATAACGGGTGAATTTCTATTGGGCATTCTGGTAAATGGATTCATAGCTCTGGTGAATTGCATCGACTGGGTCAAGAGCAAGAAACTGTCACCAGGTGATCTCATCCTGGTCAGCTTGGCCATCTCCAGAATTGGATTGTCGAGTACAATAATGTGCAATAGCTATTTGATTGAAATCTCTACCAATGAACTCATCACAAATCAAGTAAGAATGATTGATGTCTTCTTCTTACTGACTCACAGTTCAAACATTTGGTTTGCCACTGTGCTCAGCATCTTCTACTTCTTGAAGATCACCAACTTCTCTAATCCCCTCTTCCTCTGGATGAAATGGAGAATTGGCAGGATGCTCTTTATACTTCTTTGGGGACCCTGGATTAGCTCTTTGTCCATTGGCTTtctaatgatggagaaaatgtattACTATGCAAACCTCATAAATattggaaataaaagaaatgggtCCCAGGAGGTCCAAGTGAGTAAAAATATGTTCATCATGCTCCAGACTCTCTTTGGCCTTTTGACTCTTATTCCTTTTGCTCTGTCTACAATCTCATTCTCCTTATTCATTCTCTCCTTGTGGAGACATACCCAACAGATGCAACTCAATGCCACAGGTTCCAGAGACCCTAGCACAGAAGCCCACATAAGAGCCATGAAAGCTATGtcttccttcctcatcctcttcttgTTGTACTATGTGGGTTTCTTTTTCAACTATGGGAACCACTCAGCGGTAAAAAGTAAGCTGATTTTCCTGTCGAGTATGGCAATCATGTTGCTCTATCCCTTTGGCCACTCACTGGTCCTGATTCTGTGGAACAGCAAGCTGAGAAaggctgcccagagggtgtcatggCTGATGAAGTGCTTCCAGAGAGGAAGTCATCTACAAGCCCTTTGGGTGCCTCTGAGGATAATTGGCCATTTTCTAGTGGGGGGAAAATCATCAGGATGTCTTTAG